A window from Candidatus Methylomirabilota bacterium encodes these proteins:
- a CDS encoding putative toxin-antitoxin system toxin component, PIN family — protein MSKLVVDTNVILSSFISAGPPRLIVNRIRDRLDLLCVSPPILDEYLVVLQRAGLSADLLASLFSLFQDPDRILLAFPSRRLHVIRDDPSDNMFIECAVETSADYLISGDQHLKRLKSFQGIQIVSPREYLSRLREE, from the coding sequence GTGAGCAAGTTGGTGGTGGACACCAACGTCATCCTCTCCAGCTTCATCAGTGCCGGCCCTCCAAGACTGATTGTTAACAGGATTCGTGATCGCCTGGACCTGCTCTGTGTCTCGCCGCCAATCTTGGACGAGTACCTTGTCGTTTTGCAGCGGGCAGGCCTATCGGCGGACCTGCTTGCCTCACTGTTCTCGCTCTTTCAGGATCCCGATCGCATCCTTCTGGCTTTCCCCTCCAGACGTCTTCACGTGATCCGCGATGATCCCAGCGACAACATGTTCATCGAGTGTGCGGTTGAAACCAGCGCAGATTATCTCATCTCTGGCGATCAGCATCTAAAAAGACTCAAGAGCTTTCAGGGTATCCAGATCGTCAGTCCTCGTGAG